The genomic stretch TTAGCGAACAAAAAAGGATATCAGCAGATTATTTGGACAGACGCAAGTACGCATGAGTATTTGGAAGAAGCTGGAACGATGAATATTTTCTTTAGAGTTGGCGATACACTTTTAACGACTCCTACAAGTGATCGAATTTTGGATGGAATTACGCGTAAGAGTTTGATTCAGTTGGCTGAAGACACTAATATTGATGTAGAAATTCGTCAAATATCTGTAGCTGAAATTAAAGAAGCGGCTCGAAAAGGTGAATTGAAAGAGATTTTTGGTGCAGGAACAGCGGCGGTTATTAATCCGATTTCTGGTTTTGAACATGCAGGAGAAAAATTTGAGTTGCCAAAACTTGACGATTCGTATGCGACTTTCTTTAAAGAGAAATTATTGAATATTCAATATAATATTTCTGAAGATCCACATGGTTGGAGATTTAGAGTTTAGTTGTTGATTATTAGTTGCTCGTTGTTAGCAATAATATATATTTAAAAAGTGACTCAATAAGAGTCACTTTTTTTTGCGTTATGCTGAATCGAATTCTGGGTTTATCGAAGTACAGCATCTCATTATCTACTTCCAAAGTAATTTCTCTAAAACTTCAAGCGCATTTTGAGTTAAAATCTACATTTTTTGTTTTTCATTTTCTTTCTCTTTGTTCGCACAAAGAAAAGAAACAAAAGAAAGTGCGTTTTTCCAGAGGTGTTTTTAGTTTTTTCTCTGAAAAACTAAAACCGCATTCATTTTTCTAAATTTTTTCCAAGGCTTCAAAAATTCTTAACGAAAAATGTCTGCTACACTGCGGAAAAAGAAAACGTCACGTATTATTCTTATTCCAATATCGACATCAGTTCACATTATTTAACCACAGTAAACTATTAAACTTATAAACGCATAAACTCAATATCCTATTTACCCGCTAAGATTGCGCCAATGTTTGGTTTGAAATAGCTTGGTCCTTTGAGGACTTTTCCATCTTCACGGTAGATTGGTTTTCCGTCTGCGCCGAGTTTGCTCATGTTGCTACGTTGAATTTCTTCGAAAACTTCTTCTATTTTTTCTTGCATTCCGTGTTCTATGATGGTTCCGCATAGAATGTATAGCATATCGCCTAAAGCGTCTGCAACTTCAATTAAGTCATTGTTTTGCGCGGCTTCTAGGTATTCTTCATTTTCTTCTTTCATTAAGTTAAAACGAAGCATATTTTTGGCTTCTCCTAAATTGGCAGTTGGTGTGTTTTTAATTCCTAAACCAAATGCTGAATGAAATTCTGTTACGGCTTCTATTCTTCTTTTCAAATCATATGTGTTTTAAATATTTTTATAATCAATTTTCAGAATTGAAATATACTTGAATATTCACACGATTTTTTACTACTAGTCATTTTATTTTGAAACTTTTATTAACAACGTTTGGGGTTTAATTCGTAATTTTGCTCAAAACACAACATACTATGTTTAGTACTGGACAATTGATTTTTGCAGCATTTTTTGTAATCGTTTTTACAGTGGTTATGATATACGCATACCGAAAAGATTTACAGTTACACAAACGCTATTACAAAGGAAGTTTGCGTGTTTTAGCTGTTTTTATACTCTTCATTATCACAATTGTAGTGATTAAGAAATTTATTGTTTCTTAATTTTTCTTCCTTTTCTATTTCATATTTTTTCGTACATTGTAGGAATAACTAACAAACCATTACCATAATATAGATACTTTTATTACGATTTTCACGTGATAGGATTCCCAAGTCGTTAAGATTTATAGTTTGGATAG from Kordia antarctica encodes the following:
- a CDS encoding pyrophosphohydrolase domain-containing protein translates to MKRRIEAVTEFHSAFGLGIKNTPTANLGEAKNMLRFNLMKEENEEYLEAAQNNDLIEVADALGDMLYILCGTIIEHGMQEKIEEVFEEIQRSNMSKLGADGKPIYREDGKVLKGPSYFKPNIGAILAGK